In Halobaculum magnesiiphilum, the following proteins share a genomic window:
- a CDS encoding helix-turn-helix domain-containing protein, with product MATDEAPDDGDEADGADDEDAPRTELREAAQRLESGAADVADGFDERIVDLLAWLLDTETRARIYVFLREQPGSTSEEVADGTGLYPSTVREALAELHDEETVTRTKRESAGAGNNPYEYEAIDPAALVEGAVGQVQDQLNAVFTLDSRLSGDAESADATDEPVRISVETERDDG from the coding sequence ATGGCAACCGACGAGGCCCCCGATGACGGCGACGAGGCGGACGGCGCCGACGACGAGGACGCCCCGCGAACGGAGCTTCGCGAGGCCGCACAGCGCCTCGAATCGGGCGCGGCGGACGTCGCCGACGGCTTCGACGAGCGCATCGTCGACCTGTTGGCGTGGCTGCTGGACACCGAGACGCGGGCCCGGATCTACGTGTTCCTCCGCGAGCAACCCGGGTCCACGAGCGAGGAGGTCGCCGACGGCACCGGGCTGTACCCCAGCACCGTTCGCGAGGCGCTCGCGGAGTTGCACGACGAGGAGACGGTCACCCGGACGAAGCGGGAGTCCGCCGGCGCGGGAAACAACCCCTACGAGTACGAGGCGATCGATCCCGCCGCGCTCGTCGAGGGCGCGGTCGGGCAGGTGCAGGACCAGCTGAACGCCGTGTTCACGCTCGACTCGCGACTCTCGGGCGACGCGGAGTCGGCGGACGCGACCGACGAACCGGTCCGGATCTCGGTCGAGACAGAACGGGACGACGGGTAA
- a CDS encoding phosphopantetheine adenylyltransferase — MNVALGGTFDPVHDGHRALFERAFELGDLTVGLTSDELAPKTRHTDRYVRPFAERKRDLDDELAPLAAEHDREYEIRELTKPTGIAVEPGFDALIVSPETQSGAERVNEIREQKGLPSLRIEIVDHVPAEDGDRISSTRIVRGEIDRHGNLTPEREGRGTEPPDAE; from the coding sequence ATGAACGTCGCGCTGGGCGGGACATTCGACCCGGTCCACGACGGCCACCGCGCGCTATTCGAGCGCGCGTTCGAGCTCGGGGACCTCACCGTCGGCCTCACCTCCGACGAGCTGGCCCCGAAGACACGTCACACGGACCGCTACGTCCGCCCGTTCGCCGAGCGAAAGCGCGACCTCGACGACGAACTCGCGCCGCTCGCGGCCGAACACGACCGCGAGTACGAGATCCGCGAGCTCACGAAGCCGACCGGGATCGCCGTCGAGCCGGGCTTCGACGCGCTGATCGTCTCCCCGGAGACGCAGTCGGGGGCCGAGCGCGTCAACGAGATCCGCGAGCAGAAGGGGCTGCCGAGCCTCCGGATCGAGATCGTCGATCACGTGCCCGCCGAGGACGGCGACCGGATCTCCTCGACCCGGATCGTCCGCGGCGAGATCGACCGCCACGGGAACCTCACGCCCGAGCGCGAGGGTCGCGGGACCGAACCGCCGGACGCGGAGTGA
- a CDS encoding transcription initiation factor IIB family protein — protein sequence MYRASDEVEHEEWLSRLHRAAESLELSAEARSNATDMFLSAVPEEDRSKPAMAAAALYAGALIAGDERPQTAVADAMDVTRLSVQQHWKGVLEDAGFRPPSW from the coding sequence GTGTACCGCGCCAGCGACGAGGTGGAACACGAGGAGTGGCTCTCGCGGCTCCACCGGGCCGCCGAGTCGCTGGAGCTGTCCGCGGAGGCCCGTTCGAACGCGACCGACATGTTCCTCTCGGCCGTCCCCGAGGAGGACCGGTCGAAGCCCGCGATGGCCGCGGCCGCACTGTACGCCGGCGCGCTCATCGCCGGCGACGAGCGCCCGCAGACCGCCGTCGCCGACGCGATGGACGTGACCCGTCTCTCGGTTCAGCAGCACTGGAAGGGCGTGCTGGAGGACGCCGGCTTCCGCCCGCCGTCGTGGTAG